The Nitrospira sp. genome includes a region encoding these proteins:
- a CDS encoding membrane integrity-associated transporter subunit PqiC, with protein MISRRAVHASCVLLVLVTSGCISFRGGSEAAHTYQLSREGGQREIHAADGDSSVVQLSPPQAEPGFETPRMVYLKRPYELEYFATNQWADTPANMFAPLLAQSLSQSGLWRDVVLLPSILPGDYRLDVYGFALQQEFLQQPSRVRVTALAQLVDLKQSTILGMQRFEAIEPAPSENAYGGVVAANRAVAVLLDQITTWLGECLRHSPACRR; from the coding sequence ATGATTTCTCGTCGGGCCGTCCATGCGAGCTGTGTGTTATTGGTGCTGGTTACGAGTGGCTGCATCTCATTTCGCGGTGGATCTGAAGCGGCCCATACCTATCAACTGAGTCGTGAGGGAGGGCAGAGAGAGATTCATGCTGCCGACGGGGATAGTTCTGTCGTTCAGCTCAGTCCTCCGCAAGCCGAGCCGGGATTTGAAACCCCTCGGATGGTCTATCTTAAACGACCCTATGAGTTGGAATATTTCGCCACGAATCAATGGGCTGATACGCCAGCGAATATGTTTGCGCCTCTGTTGGCTCAGAGTTTGAGCCAGAGCGGTCTCTGGCGCGATGTCGTTCTCTTGCCAAGCATACTGCCAGGCGATTATCGACTCGATGTCTACGGGTTTGCCCTGCAGCAGGAGTTTCTTCAGCAGCCGAGTCGCGTCAGAGTGACGGCACTGGCTCAGTTGGTGGATCTCAAACAGTCGACGATTCTGGGGATGCAGCGATTTGAAGCCATCGAACCTGCACCGAGTGAGAACGCCTATGGTGGCGTGGTCGCCGCCAATCGGGCGGTGGCTGTGCTGCTTGATCAGATCACGACATGGCTCGGAGAATGTCTTCGACACTCGCCCGCCTGCCGTCGATAG
- a CDS encoding 4'-phosphopantetheinyl transferase superfamily protein gives MLISFQSIDHLTGTRLENPITLERHAVHLWGVELEGSSRSVARCFSWLDEAERHRAIRLIREQDRQHYILAHGALRAVLGRCLGVSPCVVSLGCTETGKPFLKKAAPEHSMITFNLSHSHNRALIAVTKAQEIGIDLEWVRSEVDVANLSERYFAPSEHAVIMQAPREQRATMFFRYWVAKEAVLKAQGIGLRGLSDCEVILGQNELNRNILVRLGSQFTEPLRVCLLACGKGWDAAVAAQNLDVVRQGE, from the coding sequence GTGCTGATCTCATTCCAGTCGATAGACCATCTCACTGGCACCCGACTCGAGAATCCCATCACCCTTGAGCGACATGCGGTTCATCTGTGGGGCGTTGAACTTGAGGGGTCGTCACGGTCTGTCGCGCGATGTTTCTCGTGGCTGGATGAAGCAGAGCGCCACCGTGCGATTCGGTTGATTCGAGAGCAAGACCGACAGCACTACATCCTGGCTCATGGAGCCCTCAGAGCAGTCCTAGGCCGATGCCTCGGAGTCAGCCCATGTGTGGTATCGCTGGGATGTACGGAGACAGGCAAGCCTTTCCTCAAGAAGGCCGCACCGGAGCATTCCATGATTACCTTCAATTTGTCTCATTCCCATAACCGTGCACTCATTGCTGTCACGAAGGCCCAGGAGATCGGAATCGACCTTGAATGGGTTCGTTCGGAAGTCGATGTTGCGAACTTATCCGAACGCTACTTTGCTCCTTCCGAACATGCCGTGATCATGCAGGCACCGAGAGAACAGCGCGCAACGATGTTTTTCCGTTACTGGGTCGCGAAGGAGGCGGTGCTGAAGGCCCAGGGAATCGGTCTCCGAGGGTTATCCGATTGCGAGGTCATCCTTGGCCAGAATGAACTTAACAGGAATATTCTGGTCCGCTTGGGTTCTCAATTCACAGAACCACTTCGCGTATGTCTGCTCGCTTGTGGAAAAGGATGGGACGCTGCAGTAGCCGCGCAGAATTTAGACGTCGTGAGACAAGGGGAGTAA